In one window of Clarias gariepinus isolate MV-2021 ecotype Netherlands chromosome 10, CGAR_prim_01v2, whole genome shotgun sequence DNA:
- the zgc:66447 gene encoding SLAIN motif-containing protein-like translates to MVVPDSGNGAQQMDSGAVPGFEGDQDEVELEEVRKLRELVRRLEVQNESLRSRGATHRLGTNANERTLCEDTGTSSGIDFQTFQSPPQGNDSEDMSPVPEATGPEEEEEMDQHSPVFDLPCVSEPGHTQEHTHASYSPDSYDSETIGGSDTGVDKSALDEVDVLDLDGCADIDDEDCWLYVSPKKQVQTEEGPESPLKWCRKVLDHPSPETEVACRTLLSRLDQSSRWRNMYSSPSQTPAGSSAEAGSSHSPGLHEHALGAELPVLHRQ, encoded by the exons ATGGTGGTTCCGGACAGCGGAAACGGGGCCCAGCAGATGGACAGCGGCGCAGTTCCGGGGTTTGAAGGCGATCAGGACGAAGTGGAGCTGGAGGAGGTGCGCAAGTTGCGAGAACTTGTGCGACGCCTTGAAGTGCAGAATGAAAGCCTGCGCAGCCGGGGCGCCACGCATCGTCTCGGCACAAATGCAAACGAGAGAACGCTGTGTGAGGACACTGGCACCAGCTCAGGCATAGACTTCCAGACTTTCCAGTCTCCACCTCAGGGCAACGATAGTGAGGACATGTCTCCTGTTCCTGAAGCTACAGGgcctgaggaggaagaagagatGGATCAGCACAGCCCTGTTTTTGATCTTCCTTGTGTCAGCGAACCAGGGCACACTcaagaacacacacatgctagTTATTCCCCTGATAGCTATGATTCAGAGACAATCGGTGGGAGCGATACCGGTGTGGACAAGTCTGCTCTGGATGAGGTGGATGTGCTTGATTTAGACGGCTGTGCTGATATCGACGATGAAGACTGCTG gCTGTATGTGTCTCCAAAGAAGCAGGTACAAACAGAAGAGGGCCCGGAGTCTCCTTTGAAATGGTGCCGGAAGGTACTCGATCACCCGAGTCCTGAGACCGAGGTGGCTTGCAGGACGCTCCTGAGCCGTCTGGATCAAA GCTCAAGATGGAGGAACATGTACAGCAGCCCTTCGCAAACCCCAGCAGGCTCATCAGCCGAGGCTGGCTCCTCTCATTCTCCTGG GTTACATGAGCATGCACTCGGCGCTGAGCTCCCAGTCCTCCATCGACAGTGA